A region from the Triticum aestivum cultivar Chinese Spring chromosome 3D, IWGSC CS RefSeq v2.1, whole genome shotgun sequence genome encodes:
- the LOC123074062 gene encoding xyloglucan endotransglycosylase/hydrolase protein 8: MARHFLAVLAVALALSQAASAKSWLDKRFNTDGTVRTGYDASGQEVVMLNLNQQSGAAGFNSKEQFLYGEFSIQMKLIPGNSAGTVSCFYLSSGDDNWRDEIDMEFMGNSSGHPVVLNTNVWANGDGKKEHQFDLWFDPAAAYHTYTIIWNPENILFKVDNLFIRSFKRFGGLAYPSSKPMRLHATLWDGSYWATEKGRIPINWSNAPFIVSYRNFYANACVSGGACHAGSGRWMNKQLDGAEWGTVKWAERSYMRYNYCDDGYRFPQGLPAECSRY; this comes from the exons ATGGCACGGCACTTTCTGGCTGTGCTCGCCGTCGCCCTGGCGCTCTCGCAGGCCGCCTCGGCCAAGTCCTGGCTAGACAAGAGGTTCAACACGGACGGCACCGTCCGCACGGGATACGACGCTTCCGGCCAAGAGGTGGTGATGCTCAATCTCAACCAGCAATCCGGCGCCGCCGGCTTCAACTCCAAGGAGCAGTTCCTCTACGGTGAGTTCAGCATCCAGATGAAGCTCATCCCAGGAAACTCCGCTGGCACCGTCTCCTGCTTCTAC CTTTCTTCCGGTGACGACAACTGGCGCGACGAGATCGACATGGAGTTCATGGGCAACTCGAGCGGCCACCCAGTGGTGCTCAACACCAACGTGTGGGCCAACGGCGACGGCAAGAAGGAGCACCAGTTCGACCTCTGGTTCGACCCGGCCGCCGCCTACCACACCTACACCATCATCTGGAACCCGGAGAACATCCTCTTCAAGGTGGACAACCTCTTCATCCGCTCCTTCAAGCGCTTCGGCGGCCTTGCCTACCCTAGCTCCAAGCCCATGAGGCTCCACGCCACGCTGTGGGACGGCAGCTACTGGGCGACCGAGAAGGGCAGGATCCCGATCAACTGGTCCAACGCGCCCTTCATCGTCTCCTACCGTAACTTCTACGCCAACGCCTGCGTCAGCGGCGGCGCGTGCCATGCCGGCAGCGGCAGGTGGATGAACAAGCAGCTCGACGGCGCCGAGTGGGGCACCGTCAAGTGGGCGGAGCGCAGTTACATGCGCTACAACTACTGCGACGATGGGTACAGGTTCCCGCAGGGGCTCCCCGCCGAGTGCAGCCGCTACTGA
- the LOC123074063 gene encoding xyloglucan endotransglycosylase/hydrolase protein 8 translates to MARRFLAVLAVALALLQAASAKSWLDKRFNTDGTVRTGYDASGQQVVMLNLNQQSGAAGFNSKEQYLYGEFSIQMKLIPGNSAGTVSCFYLSSGDDEWRDEIDMEFMGNSSGHPVVLNTNVWANGDGKKEHQFDLWFDPAAAYHTYTIIWNPENILFKVDNLFIRSFKRFGGLPYPTSKPMRLHATLWDGSYWATEKGKIPINWSNAPFVVSYRNFYANACVSGGACHAGSGRWMNKQLDGAEWGTVKWAERSYMRYNYCNDGYRFPQGLPAECSRY, encoded by the exons ATGGCACGGCGCTTTCTGGCTGTGCTCGCCGTCGCCCTGGCGCTCTTGCAGGCCGCCTCGGCCAAGTCCTGGCTGGACAAGAGGTTCAACACGGACGGCACCGTCCGCACTGGATACGACGCCTCCGGCCAGCAGGTGGTGATGCTCAACCTCAACCAGCAATCCGGCGCCGCCGGCTTCAACTCCAAGGAGCAGTACCTCTACGGTGAGTTCAGCATCCAGATGAAGCTCATCCCGGGAAACTCCGCCGGCACCGTCTCCTGCTTCTAC CTTTCTTCCGGTGACGACGAGTGGCGCGACGAGATCGACATGGAGTTCATGGGCAACTCGAGCGGCCACCCGGTGGTGCTCAACACCAACGTGTGGGCCAACGGCGACGGCAAGAAGGAGCACCAGTTCGACCTCTGGTTCGATCCGGCCGCCGCCTACCACACGTACACCATCATCTGGAACCCGGAGAACATCCTCTTCAAGGTCGACAACCTATTCATCCGCTCCTTCAAGCGCTTCGGCGGCCTTCCCTACCCTACCTCCAAGCCCATGAGGCTGCACGCCACGCTGTGGGACGGCAGCTACTGGGCCACGGAGAAGGGCAAGATCCCAATCAACTGGTCCAACGCTCCTTTCGTCGTCTCGTACCGCAACTTCTACGCCAACGCCTGCGTCAGCGGCGGCGCGTGCCATGCCGGCAGCGGCAGGTGGATGAACAAGCAGCTCGACGGCGCCGAGTGGGGCACCGTCAAGTGGGCAGAGCGCAGTTACATGCGCTACAACTACTGCAACGATGGGTACAGGTTCCCGCAGGGGCTCCCCGCCGAGTGCAGCCGCTACTGA